The Aspergillus chevalieri M1 DNA, chromosome 5, nearly complete sequence genome includes a region encoding these proteins:
- a CDS encoding putative amino acid transporter (COG:E;~EggNog:ENOG410PI2A;~InterPro:IPR002293;~PFAM:PF00324,PF13520;~TransMembrane:12 (i128-147o159-182i203-227o247-267i279-303o323-340i360-382o402-423i485-503o509-533i545-565o571-590i);~go_component: GO:0016020 - membrane [Evidence IEA];~go_function: GO:0022857 - transmembrane transporter activity [Evidence IEA];~go_process: GO:0055085 - transmembrane transport [Evidence IEA]) encodes MASSRPGRSNSINAPRDSLELASLASSSPDTTARSSRSSSPSGISSSRKLSLEEQDPLGDFSHGDPESGYGRSGGRSYSISSAFDFGRTLFPLSSTAAGGYAPIGAPSTLDREGVADGSLERHKTLTYLNGLSLVVGVIIGSGIFSSPSQVNANAGSPGASLIAWVVAGVLAWTGAASYAELGGAIPLNGGSQVYLSKIFGELAGFLFTWCAVLVLKPGSAAIIAIVFGEYVVRAVVGANVEQVNPWIGKGVAFGGVFVVILVNCISTKVATRVGDIFMIFKFIALIGITVTGIVVAITGVSSSGSASDEWKSGWFQGTNSDISGWAVALYAGLWAFDGWDNTNYVTGEFKRPNRDIPRVIHTAMPLVILCYLMANVSYFLVLPHSTIEASNAIAVEFGEQVFGTAGAIVLALVVSISCIGALNATTFTSGRLVYIAGKEGYLPALFGKLGACGYSSATSSPPLNNRLHRRLCRFFGDASTIGRTPVYAMALNGALIVIYIILGEFKTLVTFYGVAGYTFYFLTVLGLIVLRIREPYLERPYKTWISTPIIFCCVSLFLLSRAVISEPLQTLIVVAFIIIGVPVYYWRIYQRDGRLPFSSGWKFNWKFWKER; translated from the exons ATGGCCTCGTCTCGACCAGGCAGATCGAATTCCATCAATGCGCCCCGTGATTCCCTAGAACTCGCCTCTCTTGCGTCCTCTTCCCCAGACACCACCGCCAGATCTTCccgctcctcttctccctccgGTATATCGTCCTCGCGCAAGCTCTCGCTCGAAGAACAAGATCCGCTAGGTGATTTCTCACATGGCGATCCGGAATCCGGGTATGGGAGATCGGGTGGACGGTCGTATTCCATATCCTCGGCCTTCGATTTCGGGAGGACGCTGTTTCCGCTTTCCTCCACGGCAGCTGGGGGGTATGCTCCGATAGGCGCGCCATCGACGTTAGATCGAGAAGGGGTAGCGGATGGGTCATTGGAGAGACATAAGACGCTTACGTATCTAAATGGGCTGTCGTTGGTGGTTGGTGTGATTATTGGCTCGGGAATTTTCTCGTCTCCTAGCCAGGTTAATGCGAATGCTGGGTCTCCGGGTGCGTCACTCATCGCATGGGTTGTGGCGGGTGTGTTGGCGTGGACTGGTGCAGCTAGTTACGCTGAGTTGGGAGGCGCAATTCCTCTGAATGGCGGGTCGCAGGTATATTTGTCCAAGATCTTTGGAGAATTGGCTGGTTTCCTCTTCACGTGGTGTGCGGTTTTGGTGCTTAAACCAGGAAGTGCAGCCATTATCGCGATTGTCTTCGGAGAATACGTTGTGCGGGCCGTTGTCGGTGCGAATGTCGAGCAGGTTAATCCCTGGATCGGTAAGGGTGTCGCCTTTGGTGGTGTCTTTGTCGTGATTCTGGTGAATTGCATCTCTACGAAAGTGGCTACTCGTGTCGGTGACATTTTCATGATCTTCAAGTTCATCGCCTTAATTGGGATTACTGTCACTGGAATTGTGGTGGCTATCACGGGTGTTTCGTCTAGTGGAAGTGCGAGTGATGAGTGGAAATCTGGCTGGTTCCAGGGTACCAACTCTGACATTTCTGGCTGGGCTGTTGCTTTGTATGCTGGTCTCTGGGCGTTCGATGGTTGGGATAAC ACAAACTACGTGACAGGCGAATTCAAACGTCCCAACCGTGATATCCCACGCGTGATCCATACAGCCATGCCATTGGTAATCCTCTGCTACCTAATGGCAAACGTCTCATATTTCCTAGTTCTACCGCACTCGACCATCGAAGCAAGCAACGCCATCGCCGTCGAGTTCGGCGAGCAAGTCTTCGGAACAGCTGGAGCCATTGTCCTAGCCCTAGTGGTCTCCATAAGCTGCATCGGCGCCCTCAACGCAACAACCTTCACAAGTGGCCGCCTAGTCTACATCGCCGGAAAAGAAGGCTACCTCCCAGCCCTTTTCGGCAAACTAGGCGCCTGCGGCTACTCCTCAGCCACTTCTTCACCACCCCTCAATAACCGCTTGCATCGTCGTCTCTGTCGCTTCTTTGGCGATGCCTCGACAATTGGCCGCACTCCAGTCTACGCAATGGCACTCAACGGTGCTCTAATCGTCATCTACATCATCCTCGGCGAATTCAAGACCCTAGTCACCTTTTACGGTGTCGCAGGGTACACATTCTACTTCCTTACGGTTCTTGGCTTGATCGTTCTGCGCATTCGTGAACCATACCTGGAACGCCCGTATAAAACATGGATCTCGACACCGATTATCTTCTGCTGCGTTAGTCTTTTCTTGCTTAGCCGGGCTGTTATCTCAGAGCCGCTGCAGACGTTGATCGTAGTGGCGTTTATCATTATCGGCGTGCCGGTATATTACTGGCGTATCTACCAGCGGGATGGAAGACTGCCGTTTTCTTCTGGGTGGAAATTCAACTGGAAGTTCTGGAAGGAGAGGTGA
- a CDS encoding glycoside hydrolase family 32 protein (CAZy:GH32;~COG:G;~EggNog:ENOG410PKKH;~InterPro:IPR001362,IPR013148,IPR013189,IPR013320, IPR023296;~PFAM:PF00251,PF08244;~go_function: GO:0004553 - hydrolase activity, hydrolyzing O-glycosyl compounds [Evidence IEA];~go_process: GO:0005975 - carbohydrate metabolic process [Evidence IEA]), translated as MAVLTRAQSADKRGIHETHTQPYRHNRTAYQDKSKHQGTTKPAWRPTFHLTAPHGWLNDPCGLGYDPTTGLYHLSFQWNPKENDWGNVSWGHSVSRDLIEWETSLVPCLTPSTEYDRCGVFTGCLWSTDIHGNSGALTYLYTSVGHLPIHYSLPYKTGCETLSMAVSRDGGKTWKRQDCNPILPGPPENVNVTGWRDPYICSWPTMCSGSNSDLYGFISGGIAAETPTVFVYSVNPKDLREWKYIGPLVNVGLNFRPSRWSGDFGVNWEVATLATLSDDEGTSRDFFVMGTEGCKETGHQPKRVPRGQLWMSVNPRHGRRSTSDAFATYGFAGIFDHGCFYAANAFYDPVTGRKIVYGWIMEEDLPDALRHPQGWSGLISLPRVMSLTTLRRVKRARQSELKSITSIEMEEDAETGTYTIRTLGVQSDPRVEKLRANACRRQIGGLELKPEGFTLPLTTSKWELDAEFAVGSQCTSVGVEIDHDDSNYTTLTWAPSTETFQINRPNPIPDSNINYAPEKAPHTLFTTFDPETGTESEEPLRIHAYFDMSVLEIFVNERTVVSTRVYPLNDHCTGVRFFGDANTTLSRADVWDGLGVMH; from the exons ATGGCTGTCCTCACAAGAGCGCAAAGTGCGGACAAACGGGGAATTCATGAGACGCATACACAACCATATCGACATAACAGGACAGCTTATCAGGACAAGTCCAAGCACCAAGGAACAACCAAACCCGCCTGGCGACCAACATTTCACCTAACAGCTCCTCATGGCTGGCTAAACGACCCCTGCGGTCTAGGGTACGATCCCACAACCGGACTCTACCATCTATCCTTCCAATGGAACCCGAAAGAAAACGACTGGGGTAATGTGTCCTGGGGTCACTCTGTCTCCCGGGATCTCATTGAGTGGGAGACATCGCTGGTTCCGTGTTTAACGCCTTCTACTGAATATGACCGCTGCGGTGTTTTCACAGGATGTTTGTGGTCTACCGATATCCATGGAAATTCTGGTGCGCTTACATACTTGTACACGTCTGTGGGACATCTTCCGATTCATTACAGTTTGCCGTATAAGACCGGTTGCGAGACACTCAGTATGGCAGTCTCGCGAGATGGAGGGAAAACGTGGAAACGACAAGACTGCAATCCGATACTACCAGGCCCACCGGAAAATGTGAACGTGACTGGTTGGAGGGATCCGTATATCTGTTCGTGGCCGACAATGTGCAGCGGGTCAAACAGTGACCTCTATGGATTCATCTCCGGAGGTATTGCTGCAGAGACTCCGACTGTGTTTGTGTACTCTGTTAACCCCAAGGATTTGCGGGAATGGAAGTACATTGGGCCGTTGGTTAATGTTGGACTGAATTTCCGGCCATCGAGGTGGTCTGGTGATTTTGGTGTAAACTGGGAGGTTGCGACGCTGGCGACTTTATCTGATGATGAAGGGACTTCGAGAGATTTCTTTGTAATGGGGACAGAAGGGTGCAAGGAAACTGGTCACCAGCCGAAACGGGTACCCCGAGGACAGCTCTGGATGTCTGTTAACCCTCGCCATGGACGAAGAAGCACATCAGACGCATTTGCAACATATGGATTCGCCGGAATCTTCGACCACGGCTGTTTCTACGCCGCCAATGCCTTCTATGATCCCGTCACGGGCAGGAAAATCGTTTACGGATGGATCATGGAGGAAGATCTACCAGATGCCCTTCGTCATCCGCAGGGCTGGAGTGGGCTTATTTCTCTTCCAAGGGTTATGAGCTTGACGACATTACGCCGTGTTAAGAGGGCGCGTCAATCTGAGTTAAAGTCGATTACGTCTATTGAAATGGAGGAAGATGCAGAGACTGGGACTTATACTATTCGAACGTTGGGCGTGCAGTCTGATCCGAGAGTTGAGAAGCTTCGAGCGAATGCATGCAGGAGACAAATTGGTGGTTTGGAATTGAAGCCGGAAGGATTCACATTACCCTTGACGACATCAAAATGGGAACTAGATGCTGAGTTCGCCGTTGGGAGCCAATGTACGAGCGTTGGCGTGGAGATTGACCACGATG ATTCGAACTACACAACTCTCACCTGGGCCCCATCCACCGAAACCTTCCAGATCAACCGCCCCAACCCTATTCCCGACTCCAATATCAATTACGCTCCCGAAAAAGCTCCCCACACTCTCTTCACCACCTTCGACCCAGAAACAGGTACAGAAAGCGAAGAACCGCTGCGCATACACGCGTACTTCGATATGAGCGTGCTAGAGATCTTCGTGAACGAGCGAACGGTTGTCTCGACTAGAGTTTATCCGTTGAACGATCATTGTACTGGTGTACGATTCTTTGGCGATGCGAACACCACGCTCTCACGCGCAGATGTGTGGGATGGATTGGGTGTAATGCACTAA
- the CYC2 gene encoding cytochrome b5 reductase family protein (COG:C,H;~EggNog:ENOG410PFUM;~InterPro:IPR001834,IPR017938,IPR017927,IPR008333, IPR039261;~PFAM:PF00970;~TransMembrane:1 (i50-68o);~go_function: GO:0016491 - oxidoreductase activity [Evidence IEA];~go_process: GO:0055114 - oxidation-reduction process [Evidence IEA]) → MKPRILGQSLHPFCSPLSTRGKFVSRSWNRHASSSSSSVSSESTPPKQQLWVKLAVVGVAAAGIGAYIRKSQQDGPSALNPFAFTKYTLIAKEPVSSTGSIFTLKPSKPDLNSTVYEAAWQTGVWSVMFKQPQLQIGRDYTPLPATTADNQDEEVLRFFIRKDAFGEMSRYLHGLGIGSLVEMRGPKIEYKIPKQTQEILFIAGGTGIAPALQAGHTLLRRTDETRKPRIHILWANRRREDCAGGVNDTSAKPQKTRRFWFFGPRAPASPSSVPDVQKHSAAQSLVVRELEALKSQYPGQVTVDYFVDEEKTFIKKKDILDFTNITPTNGSRLPKNRMILISGPEGFISYMAGPKLWAQGTEVQGPLRGIISELDLKDWATWKL, encoded by the coding sequence ATGAAGCCTCGAATACTCGGTCAGAGCTTGCATCCATTCTGTTCGCCCCTCTCGACCAGGGGAAAATTCGTCTCCCGGTCTTGGAATCGCCAtgcttcatcctcatcctcttccgtATCCTCCGAATCAACCCCTCCGAAACAACAACTCTGGGTGAAATTGGCCGTCGTGGGTGTCGCAGCAGCAGGAATTGGTGCATATATTCGAAAGTCGCAGCAAGATGGACCCTCGGCattgaatcctttcgccTTCACCAAGTACACCTTAATCGCGAAAGAACCCGTATCCTCGACGGGGAGTATCTTCACTCTCAAACCATCGAAACCGGATCTAAACTCGACCGTCTACGAAGCAGCATGGCAGACCGGAGTATGGAGCGTGATGTTCAAGCAGCCGCAGCTGCAGATTGGTAGAGATTACACCCCTTTACCGGCCACGACGGCGGACAACCAGGACGAGGAAGTGCTACGGTTCTTTATCCGAAAAGACGCTTTTGGCGAGATGTCGCGGTATCTACATGGCTTGGGCATAGGCTCTCTGGTTGAGATGCGGGGACCTAAAATCGAATACAAGATCCCAAAACAGACCCAGGAGATTCTGTTCATTGCTGGTGGGACAGGCATCGCGCCGGCTCTACAGGCCGGTCATACACTTCTGCGCCGGACGGATGAGACGCGCAAACCAAGGATACATATATTATGGGCAAACCGGAGGCGAGAGGATTGTGCAGGAGGTGTGAACGATACCAGCGCCAAGCCTCAGAAGACTCGACGGTTCTGGTTCTTTGGCCCTAGGGCACCAGCAAGTCCCAGCTCGGTCCCAGATGTGCAAAAGCACTCGGCTGCTCAGTCGCTTGTGGTTCGTGAGCTAGAAGCTCTCAAGTCGCAATACCCAGGACAAGTGACTGTGGACTATTTTGTTGACGAGGAAAAGACGTTCATAAAGAAAAAGGATATCTTGGACTTCACTAATATTACACCCACAAATGGGTCTCGCCTCCCTAAAAACAGGATGATCCTCATCTCCGGACCTGAAGGTTTCATTAGCTATATGGCAGGACCAAAACTCTGGGCGCAAGGAACGGAAGTCCAGGGCCCTCTTCGAGGAATTATTAGTGAACTCGATCTAAAAGACTGGGCCACATGGAAGCTGTGA
- a CDS encoding CeGAL family transcription factor (COG:K;~EggNog:ENOG410PPI1;~InterPro:IPR036864,IPR007219,IPR001138;~PFAM:PF00172,PF04082;~go_function: GO:0000981 - DNA-binding transcription factor activity, RNA polymerase II-specific [Evidence IEA];~go_function: GO:0003677 - DNA binding [Evidence IEA];~go_function: GO:0008270 - zinc ion binding [Evidence IEA];~go_process: GO:0006351 - transcription, DNA-templated [Evidence IEA];~go_process: GO:0006355 - regulation of transcription, DNA-templated [Evidence IEA]), whose amino-acid sequence MNPAASPSSPSTADNDAASAPPTGAIRTQSRSKKAPGTIAKRACDQCKFRKIKCSLSQPCRACVSMGFECTFFQPQKKRGPTGHRVSQIRQQQTPQLARKSPHDVQTQAQTSQSSGPDVFQYQTGPTPAPSVSGESVKSEAMSMPDAPQWPVPGEVPAPMNGSGLAPAPATTTVGPGWATGAPGAPIDPRSQNGMGWVERNDVEYWLPDNLHAQVPVFDFPGTNVYLRPSLPSIVQGVSDTPVMEHHHPTEPSPPSSAPISSIVSQPPGYDRPRSVWPSSIIETNMIPWIDVYFDRLHPTLPVLNRSSMFIRMLSQEHRQNPQFGAMLLSLCAFSLTQPIEIDERPTSSSRASQARSMMHEATKMRSCSDFGENPTIEAVLTSFFLFGCLFGSNQHNAAWLRLREALDLAATLGLNDPNTYLDLSSEEKGQRLRTYLVLSITERAYALQRRHPITFRGKPGFSMRSVHEFIHGASHRVVSGIIVHNEHDAEGMMGLARLMELFDAIDEDVVDCWNRRCNIDNNGYCERLTAAKALIIHQNLARVSLSERYKGYGWFERTKAAPNEAQAAHQAVGLKETQCADIFITQKWLQNRLWVLCLTHGLLGPVSDRPELTFNYAIFIANEALQICKSLRISSMEAHGIGLVEKLFDIVTSAINIFSTVDPSLGANFPLTSSNGSLAQAPSTTATTATVNPVSLSQGLAADYLLLLSSLRGGNHPFLERFKEYLGTSPTSPSISTG is encoded by the exons ATGAACCCGGCTgcttctccttcctctccttctaCTGCGGACAATGACGCTGCATCCGCGCCACCGACCGGTGCCATCCGCACCCAGTCGCGTTCTAAGAAAGCTCCGGGAACCATCGCTAAGAGAGCCTGCGATCAGTGCAAATTCAGGAAAATAAAG TGCAGCCTGTCGCAACCATGTCGCGCATGCGTCTCAATGGGCTTTGAATGCACCTTTTTCCAGCCTCAGAAGAAACGAGGACCGACTGGACA CCGTGTATCGCAAATCCGGCAACAACAGACCCCCCAACTTGCACGGAAGAGCCCTCATGATGTCCAAACACAGGCTCAAACCAGCCAGAGCTCCGGTCCAGATGTTTTTCAGTATCAGACAGGGCCAACCCCCGCTCCTTCGGTTTCTGGGGAGTCGGTAAAGTCGGAGGCTATGTCCATGCCTGATGCACCTCAATGGCCCGTTCCGGGTGAAGTTCCCGCGCCTATGAATGGAAGCGGACTCGCTCCAGCTCCCGCAACAACGACTGTTGGTCCTGGCTGGGCCACTGGTGCACCGGGGGCACCCATTGACCCTCGCAGCCAAAATGGCATGGGCTGGGTTGAGCGCAACGACGTGGAGTACTGGCTTCCAGATAATCTACATGCTCAGGTCCCGGTATTCGATTTCCCAGGAACTAATGTTTATTTGAGACCTTCCCTTCCATCAATTGTCCAAGGTGTATCCGATACTCCTGTCATggaacatcatcatccaacTGAACCTTCACCTCCAAGTAGTGCTCCAATTTCAAGCATCGTTTCTCAACCGCCAGGGTATGATCGGCCAAGGTCCGTATGGCCATCTTCGATCATTGAGACAAATATGATTCCTTGGATTGACGTCTATTTCGACCGCTTACATCCAACCTTACCTGTGTTAAATCGGTCGTCTATGTTTATCCGCATGCTATCGCAGGAGCATCGGCAAAACCCTCAATTCGGCGCCATGTTGTTGTCCTTATGCGCCTTTTCACTGACCCAACCCATTGAGATTGACGAGCGTCCCACCTCCTCATCGCGCGCCAGCCAGGCTAGGTCCATGATGCATGAAGCTACGAAAATGCGTAGCTGTTCGGACTTTGGTGAAAACCCGACAATTGAGGCCGTCCTGACtagcttcttcctcttcggctGTTTGTTTGGCAGTAATCAGCATAATGCTGCGTGGCTCCGTTTACGGGAAGCATTGGATCTTGCGGCAACGCTCGGGTTAAACGATCCTAATACCTATCTCGACCTATCTAGTGAAGAAAAGGGACAACGGTTACGAACCTATTTGGTATTGTCCATTACAGAAAG AGCTTATGCACTTCAACGTCGACATCCTATCACATTCCGGGGGAAACCAGGGTTCAGCATGCGCTCCGTTCATGAATTCATCCACGGAGCCTCCCACCGCGTCGTTTCCGGGATCATTGTCCACAACGAACATGACGCTGAAGGTATGATGGGATTGGCTCGACTGATGGAGTTGTTTGACGCAATCGATGAGGATGTTGTGGATTGCTGGAATAGGCGATGCAACATCGATAACAATGGCTACTGTGAGAGGCTTACAGCAGCTAAGGCATTGATAATTCATCAGAATCTCGCCCGGGTGAGCCTTTCGGAACGATATAAAGGGTACGGCTGGTTTGAACGAACCAAGGCGGCTCCTAATGAAGCCCAAGCAGCACATCAAGCTGTAGGACTGAAAGAAACACAATGTGCCGATATCTTCATAACACAGAAATGGCTGCAAAATCGACTCTGGGTATTATGTCTCACGCACGGTCTTCTGGGCCCTGTTTCGGATCGGCCTGAACTCACTTTCAACTACGCCATATTCATTGCCAATGAGGCGCTTCAGATATGCAAATCGTTACGCATCAGCTCCATGGAGGCACATGGGATAGGCCTG GTTGAAAAACTTTTCGATATCGTTACCAGTGCAATCAACATTTTTTCCACGGTCGATCCGTCACTGGGAGCCAACTTCCCTTTGACCTCGTCGAATGGAAGTCTTGCACAAGCACCGTCTACAACAGCGACAACAGCGACGGTTAACCCCGTATCACTTTCTCAAGGGCTAGCGGCGGATTACTTGCTATTACTGAGTAGCCTTCGTGGTGGAAATCACCCATTCCTGGAGCGGTTCAAAGAATATCTGGGCACGTCGCCCACTTCTCCTAGTATTAGCACGGGCTAG
- the SER1 gene encoding O-phospho-L-serine:2-oxoglutarate transaminase (BUSCO:EOG09262B1U;~COG:E;~EggNog:ENOG410PFY6;~InterPro:IPR000192,IPR015424,IPR022278,IPR015422;~go_function: GO:0003824 - catalytic activity [Evidence IEA];~go_function: GO:0004648 - O-phospho-L-serine:2-oxoglutarate aminotransferase activity [Evidence IEA];~go_process: GO:0006564 - L-serine biosynthetic process [Evidence IEA]), whose amino-acid sequence MPTRQEVAYFGAGPAPLPTSVVEAGAQAFVNYNDSGLGLGEISHRSPTANKILEDTKTNLSTLLDIPDNYEILFMQAGGSGEFSAVVQNLVSVWVERRRRKAEADVLAANPSEDKAQVEELVFERVQKEVEEELKLDYLVTGSWSLKASQEAVRLVGSKYVNVALDARKANDGKFGSIPGEESWSLTPTKRDGGKGSAFVYFCDNETVDGVEFQDFPKSLESQSGDEEDERIVVADMSSNFISRKVDVSKYSVIFGGAQKNIGVTGITIVIIKKSLLPPQIATPPAAFLHRLNIGGLPGPVVFDYATIAKNNSLYNTLPIFNLWIAGQVMSDLVNAYGAKKVSGQEEVSNHKANLIYGVLDKYPQVYRVVPDKSIRSRMNICFRVHGGDAEKEKEFLAGADKRMLQGLKGHRSVGGMRASNYNAVSVENVEKLAKYLEDYATGQ is encoded by the exons ATGCCTACCAGACAAGAAGTCGCCTACTTCGGAGCCGGTCCTGCACCGCTCCCAACCTCAGTCGTCGAGGCTGGCGCACAAGCTTTCGTCAACTACAACGACTCCGGCCTGGGTCTCGGAGAGATCTCGCACCGTTCCCCCACCGCGAACAAGATCCTCGAGGACACGAAAACGAACCTGAGCACTCTTCTGGACATCCCCGATAACTATGAGATCCTGTTCATGCAGGCTGGTGGTAGCGGCGAGTTCAGCGCGGTTGTGCAGAACCTTGTCTCTGTGTGGGTTGAGCGCAGACGGCGCAAGGCTGAGGCTGATGTTTTGGCGGCGAACCCCAGTGAGGATAAGGCGCAGGTTGAGGAGCTAGTCTTCGAGAGAGTGCAGAAGGAGGTCGAGGAAGAATTGAAGCTCGACTACCTTGTCACTGGAAGCTGGTCGTTGAAGGCGTCGCAGGAGGCTGTGCGGTTGGTCGGATCGAAGTATGTCAATGTTGCTCTCGATGCGCGCAAGGCCAATGATGGCAAGTTCGGTAGCATTCCCGGCGAGGAGTCGTGGTCTCTGACCCCGACCAAGCGCGATGGTGGTAAGGGATCCGCCTTTGTCTACTTCTGCGACAATGAGACTGTCGACGGTGTGGAGTTCCAGGACTTCCCCAAATCGCTGGAGTCGCAAAgtggtgatgaggaggatgagcggATTGTTGTTGCAGACATGAGCTCCAACTTCATTAGCAGAAAGGTCGATGTCAGCAAGTACTCAGTCATCTTT GGCGGCGCTCAAAAGAACATCGGTGTTACCGGTATTACCATCGTTATCATCAAGAAATCCCTTCTTCCCCCGCAAATCGCAACGCCGCCAGCAGCCTTTCTCCACCGTCTGAACATCGGAGGTCTTCCAGGCCCCGTGGTGTTTGACTACGCCACCATCGCCAAGAACAACTCCCTCTACAACACCCTTCCCATCTTCAACCTGTGGATCGCCGGCCAGGTAATGTCCGACCTCGTCAATGCATACGGCGCAAAGAAGGTCTCTGGCCAGGAAGAGGTTTCCAACCACAAGGCCAACCTTATCTACGGCGTGCTGGACAAGTACCCACAGGTGTACCGCGTTGTCCCTGACAAGAGCATCCGCAGCAGAATGAACATCTGCTTTCGTGTTCACGGCGGGGAtgctgagaaggagaaggagttcCTTGCTGGGGCTGACAAGCGCATGCTCCAGGGTCTGAAGGGTCATCGCAGCGTCGGTGGTATGCGGGCCAGTAACTACAATGCGGTTTCTGTGGAGAACGTCGAGAAGCTGGCCAAGTATCTCGAGGATTATGCCACCGGACAGTAG
- the RFC4 gene encoding replication factor C subunit 4 (COG:L;~EggNog:ENOG410PFZH;~InterPro:IPR003959,IPR027417,IPR003593,IPR013748, IPR008921;~PFAM:PF13173,PF13177,PF00004,PF08542;~go_function: GO:0003677 - DNA binding [Evidence IEA];~go_function: GO:0005524 - ATP binding [Evidence IEA];~go_function: GO:0016887 - ATPase activity [Evidence IEA];~go_process: GO:0006260 - DNA replication [Evidence IEA]) encodes MVQAESSASAARNGLQPNTAGAPQDYELPWVEKYRPIFLDDIVGNTETIERLKIIAKDGNMPHVIISGMPGIGKTTSVLCLARQLLGDAYKEAVLELNASDERGIDVVRNRIKGFAQKKVTLPPGRHKLVILDEADSMTSGAQQALRRTMEIYSTTTRFAFACNQSNKIIEPLQSRCAILRYSRLTDAQVVKRLKQVCEAEKVEHSEDGLAALVFSAEGDMRQAINNLQSTWSGFGFVSGDNVFRVVDSPHPIKVQAMIKACWEGKVDVALETLNELWTLGYSSHDIISTMFRVTKTIPTLSEHSKLEFIKEIGFTHMRILDGVQSLLQLSGCVAKLCKINMKPELFQNSKA; translated from the exons ATGGTGCAGGCAGAATCCTCAGCCAGTGCAGCTCGCAATGGTCTCCAGCCCAACACGGCCGGAGCTCCGCAGGACTATGAGCTCCCCTG GGTCGAGAAATACCGTCCGATCTTCCTCGATGACATCGTTGGCAACACAGAGACCATCGAGCGGTTGAAGATTATCGCCAAAGATGGGAATATGCCGCACGTTATTATCTCGGGCATGCCTGGTATTGGAAAGACGACGTCAGTTCTGTGTTTGGCTAGACAATTGCTGGGCGATGCGTATAAGGAGGCTGTGTTGGAGTTGAATGCTAGTGACGAGAGAG GTATCGATGTCGTGCGAAATCGAATCAAAGGGTTTGCGCAGAAGAAAGTTACACTCCCGCCTGGTCGTCATAAGCTTGTTATCCTTGATGAAGCAGACAG TATGACCTCGGGTGCGCAGCAAGCGTTACGGCGAACGATGGAGATCTACTCTACTACAACCCGATTTGCCTTTGCTTGTAACCAGTCGAATAAGATCATCGAACCCCTCCAGTCTCGATGCGCAATCCTCCGCTATTCTCGATTGACCGACGCCCAGGTGGTGAAACGATTGAAACAAGTGTGTGAGGCTGAGAAGGTCGAACACTCGGAAGATGGACTAGCTGCGTTAGTTTTCAGTGCTGAAGGTGATATGCGCCAAGCGATCAACAACCTGCAAAGTACCTGGTCTGGATTTGGCTTCGTGAGCGGCGACAATGTCTTCCGTGTAGTTGATAGCCCACATCCGATCAAGGTCCAAGCCATGATCAAGGCTTGCTGGGAAGGTAAGGTGGACGTGGCTTTGGAGACGTTGAATGAGCTATG GACTCTTGGGTATTCGTCCCACGACATTATCAGTACTATGTTCCGAGTCACTAAAACTATCCCGACGCTGTCTGAACATTCGAAGCTGGAATTCATCAAGGAGATCGGATTCACACATATGCGCATTTTGGACGGCGTGCAATCACTCCTGCAGTTGAGTGGTTGTGTCGCCAAACTCTGCAAGATCAACATGAAGCCGGAGTTATTCCAGAATTCCAAGGCTTGA